A region of Pyxidicoccus parkwaysis DNA encodes the following proteins:
- a CDS encoding TIGR02266 family protein, which yields MTDSNQAAVGLVVKLPFATPEEFLAKYGGNITRGGIYLRARAVKPPGTVVTLDLKLASGERIIFASAIVHFVTGQGGQGVTGMGLRFLNVDPGTRRFLDSAVVALPHAQSDVPPVPNGVGAADYTVPPQAAAPVAALSPAPAPASPAAPTGAAPATPAGASSGAAAAAPPAGPVMMTDAALDLNTEEPKRTGLIIGIDLGTTNSCAAYVRGGRPGVLHSREGHNTVPSIIAVNTRGKLVVGHPAKGQMLTNPRQTVYGAKRLVGRPYASPVVENIKDRFHYEIAPGENGDAGVKLGERVYTLQQISALILREVREVAQNQLGQPVSRAVITVPAYYNDNQRQAVREAGKLAGLYVERILNEPTAAALAYGYGKKLNQRVLVYDLGGGTFDASVLELSDNVYEVISTGGDTFLGGLDFDNAIVAYLLEEFQKKTGRPFQGDRVAMQRINDAAERAKCALSERQEMRVHVAFVTMIDDKPYDLDVTLTRQKLIELTEGLVDRTVQVCKEVLEAKGLGPKDVDEVILVGGQSRFPLVHEKITRFFGKPPSKGVHPDEAVAMGAALLAHSLGQLEGVVLIDVLPMAIGVGLPGGRFKPVLERNISLPSTKSYTLTTHRDEQTELELTVFQGDSDKAADNEFLGTVKLTGLPKKPRGAVQVSITFEVNNESLLKVTARETSTSREVSSTFSTRHTPEAVKAKVAQLEAEKPAAAAPHVGATATGPTAPAKPPTNGNTPVTPSHAAPKHTPARGTTQAPSASHVTTPVVTAPKQKGFMGWLKNLFNRP from the coding sequence TTGACGGATTCGAATCAGGCTGCGGTCGGGCTGGTCGTGAAGCTGCCCTTCGCGACGCCCGAAGAGTTCCTGGCGAAGTACGGCGGCAACATCACCCGGGGTGGCATCTACCTGCGTGCCCGCGCGGTGAAGCCCCCTGGCACGGTCGTCACGCTCGACCTGAAGCTGGCGAGCGGCGAGCGGATCATCTTCGCCTCGGCCATCGTCCACTTCGTCACAGGACAAGGGGGCCAGGGCGTCACGGGCATGGGCCTGCGCTTCCTCAACGTGGATCCGGGCACGCGCCGGTTCCTCGATTCGGCCGTCGTCGCCCTGCCGCACGCTCAGTCGGACGTTCCCCCGGTGCCCAATGGCGTGGGAGCGGCGGATTACACCGTCCCACCTCAGGCGGCCGCGCCGGTGGCTGCCCTCTCCCCTGCTCCTGCGCCGGCCTCACCAGCCGCTCCCACGGGCGCGGCTCCAGCGACTCCGGCGGGGGCTTCCAGCGGTGCGGCGGCCGCGGCGCCGCCAGCGGGTCCCGTCATGATGACGGACGCGGCGCTGGACCTGAACACGGAGGAGCCCAAGCGGACGGGGCTCATCATCGGCATCGACCTGGGGACGACGAACTCGTGCGCGGCCTACGTGCGCGGCGGGCGGCCCGGGGTGTTGCACAGCCGCGAGGGTCACAACACGGTGCCCTCCATCATCGCCGTCAACACGCGCGGCAAGCTGGTGGTGGGCCACCCCGCCAAGGGGCAGATGCTCACAAACCCGCGCCAGACGGTGTACGGCGCGAAGCGGCTGGTGGGCCGGCCCTACGCGTCGCCTGTCGTGGAGAACATCAAGGACCGCTTCCACTACGAGATTGCCCCCGGCGAGAACGGCGACGCGGGCGTGAAGCTGGGCGAGCGCGTCTACACGCTCCAGCAGATCTCCGCGCTCATCCTCCGCGAGGTGCGCGAGGTGGCGCAGAACCAGCTCGGGCAGCCGGTGTCCCGTGCGGTCATCACCGTCCCCGCGTACTACAACGACAACCAGCGCCAGGCGGTGCGTGAGGCCGGCAAGCTGGCCGGCCTGTACGTGGAGCGCATCCTCAACGAGCCCACCGCGGCGGCGCTCGCGTACGGCTACGGCAAGAAGCTGAACCAGCGCGTGCTGGTGTACGACCTGGGCGGCGGCACGTTCGACGCGTCCGTGCTGGAGCTGAGCGACAACGTCTACGAGGTCATCTCCACCGGCGGTGACACGTTCCTCGGCGGGCTCGACTTCGACAACGCCATCGTCGCGTACCTCCTGGAGGAGTTCCAGAAGAAGACCGGCCGTCCCTTCCAGGGCGACCGCGTGGCCATGCAGCGCATCAACGACGCCGCCGAGCGCGCCAAGTGCGCCCTCTCCGAGCGCCAGGAGATGCGCGTGCACGTGGCCTTCGTGACGATGATCGACGACAAGCCGTATGACCTCGACGTCACGCTGACGCGACAGAAGCTCATCGAGCTGACCGAGGGGCTCGTCGACCGCACCGTGCAGGTCTGCAAGGAAGTGCTCGAGGCGAAGGGGCTGGGCCCGAAGGACGTGGACGAGGTCATCCTCGTCGGAGGTCAGAGCCGCTTCCCGCTGGTGCACGAGAAGATCACCAGGTTCTTCGGCAAGCCGCCCAGCAAGGGCGTGCACCCGGACGAGGCCGTGGCCATGGGCGCGGCGCTGCTCGCGCACAGCCTGGGACAGCTCGAGGGCGTGGTGCTCATCGACGTGCTGCCCATGGCCATCGGCGTGGGGCTGCCCGGTGGGCGCTTCAAGCCCGTGTTGGAGCGAAACATCTCGCTGCCTTCGACGAAGAGCTACACGCTGACCACGCACCGCGACGAGCAGACCGAGCTGGAGCTCACGGTGTTTCAGGGTGACTCGGACAAGGCGGCGGACAACGAGTTCCTCGGCACGGTGAAGCTCACGGGCCTGCCGAAGAAACCGCGCGGCGCCGTGCAGGTCTCCATCACCTTCGAGGTGAACAACGAGTCACTGTTGAAGGTGACGGCGCGTGAGACCTCCACGAGCCGTGAGGTGTCGAGCACCTTCTCCACGCGACACACACCGGAGGCCGTGAAGGCGAAGGTGGCACAGCTCGAAGCGGAGAAGCCTGCCGCTGCTGCACCTCACGTTGGTGCGACAGCCACGGGTCCTACGGCACCCGCGAAGCCGCCAACGAATGGCAATACACCGGTGACTCCGTCTCACGCCGCGCCGAAGCACACGCCCGCACGCGGAACCACCCAGGCACCGTCTGCCTCACACGTGACAACGCCTGTGGTTACTGCGCCGAAGCAGAAAGGCTTCATGGGCTGGCTCAAGAATCTGTTCAACAGGCCTTGA
- the guaB gene encoding IMP dehydrogenase, whose translation MLNPDIRLALTFDDVLLVPAESSVVPKDVDLTTRLTRNIRLNIPLLSAAMDTVTEARTAIAMAQEGGIGVIHKNMTPEQQALEVLKVKKFESGMVVDPVTIEPDAPLGRALELMRHHGVSGIPVVKGRRLVGIVTSRDVRFETNFTQKVEAVMTRELVTGREGISQDNAQKLLHEHRIEKLLIVNDEFELKGLITIKDIEKRRTHPNAAKDAKGRLLCAAAVGVSADREARIDALIRAGVDVVVVDTAHGHSKGVVDGVRDTRKNFRGFDLVAGNVATAEATHALIQAGVDAVKVGIGPGSICTTRVVAGVGVPQITAVDDCVREAEKHGIPIISDGGIKYSGDIVKALAAGASTVMIGSLFAGTEEAPGDVILYQGRSYKSYRGMGSLGAMKQGAKDRYFQSDVEAVKLVPEGIEGRVPYKGTLSMNVHQMLGGIRSGMGYVGCHTIDELRHNATFVRITSAGLKESHVHDVIITEEAPNYRVE comes from the coding sequence ATGCTGAACCCCGATATCCGGCTCGCCCTCACCTTCGATGACGTCCTGCTGGTTCCGGCCGAGAGCTCGGTCGTCCCCAAGGACGTCGACCTGACGACCCGGCTCACCCGCAACATCCGACTGAACATCCCCCTGCTGTCCGCCGCCATGGACACGGTAACGGAAGCCCGTACCGCCATCGCCATGGCCCAGGAAGGTGGGATTGGCGTCATCCACAAGAACATGACGCCCGAGCAGCAGGCGCTCGAGGTCCTCAAGGTCAAGAAGTTCGAGAGCGGCATGGTGGTGGACCCTGTCACCATCGAACCCGACGCCCCGCTGGGCCGCGCGCTGGAGTTGATGCGTCACCACGGCGTGTCCGGTATCCCGGTGGTGAAGGGCCGGCGCCTGGTGGGCATCGTCACCAGCCGCGACGTGCGCTTCGAGACCAACTTCACCCAGAAGGTGGAGGCGGTGATGACGCGCGAGCTCGTCACCGGCCGCGAGGGCATCAGCCAGGACAACGCCCAGAAGCTGCTGCACGAGCACCGCATCGAGAAGCTCCTCATCGTCAACGATGAGTTCGAGCTCAAGGGCCTCATCACCATCAAGGACATCGAGAAGCGCCGCACGCACCCGAACGCGGCCAAGGACGCCAAGGGGCGCCTGCTGTGCGCCGCCGCCGTGGGCGTGTCCGCGGACCGCGAGGCCCGCATCGACGCGCTCATCCGGGCGGGCGTGGACGTGGTCGTGGTGGACACGGCGCACGGGCACTCGAAGGGCGTGGTGGACGGCGTGCGCGACACGCGGAAGAACTTCCGCGGGTTCGACCTCGTCGCCGGCAACGTGGCGACGGCCGAGGCCACCCACGCGCTCATCCAGGCGGGCGTGGACGCGGTGAAGGTGGGCATCGGCCCCGGCTCCATCTGCACCACGCGCGTAGTGGCGGGCGTGGGCGTGCCTCAAATCACCGCGGTGGATGACTGCGTGCGCGAGGCGGAGAAGCACGGCATCCCCATCATCTCCGACGGCGGCATCAAGTACTCGGGCGACATCGTCAAGGCGCTCGCCGCGGGTGCCAGCACGGTGATGATCGGCTCGCTCTTCGCGGGCACCGAGGAGGCCCCCGGCGACGTCATCCTGTACCAGGGCCGCAGCTACAAGAGCTACCGCGGCATGGGCAGCCTGGGCGCCATGAAGCAGGGCGCGAAGGACCGCTACTTCCAGTCGGACGTGGAGGCCGTGAAGCTGGTGCCCGAGGGCATCGAAGGCCGCGTGCCGTACAAGGGCACGCTGTCCATGAACGTGCACCAGATGCTCGGCGGCATCCGCAGCGGCATGGGCTACGTGGGCTGCCACACCATCGACGAGCTCCGCCACAACGCCACCTTCGTGCGCATCACGTCCGCCGGGCTCAAGGAGAGCCACGTGCACGACGTCATCATCACGGAGGAGGCGCCGAACTACCGCGTGGAGTAG